A genome region from bacterium includes the following:
- a CDS encoding glucuronyl hydrolase, whose protein sequence is MDTDGATGHQLGRADRNQLEQALQLAVERAGRDAAGLAAFPHITRDGAWLVSEHGRWTAGFFVGMLWLASMVEENGGLESRCRDWCRRLAPRADDRTTHDMGFLFEPSFVRGFNITGERELQAVALRAADSLASRYRPLGRFIPAWDPSEGDQAYAGLAIVDTVMNLPLLLWAARVRGESRLDGIGRAVAETIARQHVREDGSTVHVIHHDPADPARVRPDTHQGASATSCWTRGQAWALYGFTRLGVLAGRADWIELAGRLADTFLERMAGASLAPWDFDRAGPGEPRDAAASAIAASGLLELSRAAGHTRYAAAAVGILTGLVKDCLQRDPQAPGLLRHVSVDVPRGSGIDVSTMYGDHYFMEALVKLLRPSLWDLLGCVVW, encoded by the coding sequence TTGGACACTGACGGCGCGACCGGACATCAGCTCGGCCGGGCGGATAGGAATCAGCTCGAGCAAGCCCTGCAGCTGGCGGTCGAACGGGCGGGACGGGACGCCGCCGGGCTTGCCGCCTTCCCGCACATCACACGTGACGGCGCATGGCTGGTCAGCGAGCACGGCCGCTGGACCGCGGGTTTCTTCGTCGGGATGCTCTGGCTCGCCAGCATGGTCGAAGAGAACGGCGGGTTGGAATCCCGATGTCGCGACTGGTGCCGCCGGCTGGCTCCACGTGCCGATGACCGGACCACCCACGACATGGGTTTTTTGTTCGAGCCCAGTTTCGTCAGGGGTTTCAACATCACCGGTGAGCGGGAGCTGCAGGCGGTCGCGCTTCGCGCCGCCGACTCCCTCGCCTCGCGATATCGACCCCTCGGCCGGTTCATCCCCGCTTGGGATCCATCAGAGGGCGACCAGGCATATGCCGGCCTCGCGATCGTGGACACGGTGATGAACCTCCCGCTTCTGCTCTGGGCCGCGAGGGTGAGGGGCGAATCCAGGTTGGACGGCATCGGTCGCGCGGTGGCGGAAACCATCGCGCGGCAGCACGTCCGGGAGGACGGGTCGACGGTCCACGTCATCCATCACGACCCTGCCGATCCGGCTCGGGTCCGGCCGGACACGCATCAGGGCGCATCGGCCACGTCGTGCTGGACCCGAGGTCAGGCCTGGGCGCTGTACGGCTTCACCCGGTTGGGCGTGCTGGCCGGGCGCGCGGACTGGATCGAGCTGGCGGGCCGGCTCGCGGACACGTTTCTGGAACGCATGGCCGGCGCGTCGCTCGCGCCCTGGGATTTCGATCGCGCCGGTCCCGGTGAGCCGCGCGATGCGGCCGCCTCCGCCATCGCCGCCTCCGGCCTCCTCGAGCTGTCTCGTGCCGCCGGCCACACGCGGTACGCGGCGGCGGCGGTCGGCATATTGACGGGACTCGTCAAAGACTGCTTGCAGCGGGATCCCCAGGCGCCCGGTCTTCTGCGGCATGTCAGCGTCGATGTCCCACGAGGCTCGGGCATCGACGTCTCCACCATGTATGGCGATCACTACTTCATGGAGGCCCTGGTCAAACTGCTCAGGCCTTCGCTCTGGGATCTGCTGGGCTGTGTCGTCTGGTGA
- a CDS encoding sugar kinase translates to MSGALAFKAPGGAEVLAFGECMVEFRADAQPAAPDTFIRTFGGDTFNTLAGLARLGHSCGYISKLGADAFGDYLRAQWARCRVDATLVGGSEAPTGVYFISVGGNGEREFTYYRHGSAASRFTSSDLPLPEIARASLFYTSGITQAISGSCRDAVRLAMRCARDHGVVTAFDTNYRSRLVSPQAACEALADLRGLIDVAFPSGPEEAETLFGTSEPGEVCARFIEMGARVVAYKVGSAGCWVATAASPSPVHVPAVPKAAVDTSGAGDVFNAGFLHGLLSNFDVAEAGEFGNRLAGLKIMRPGTASALPNDTELRQLMRVARVD, encoded by the coding sequence GTGAGTGGTGCCCTGGCGTTCAAGGCGCCCGGCGGCGCCGAGGTCCTGGCCTTCGGCGAATGCATGGTCGAGTTCCGGGCCGATGCGCAACCGGCCGCGCCGGACACCTTCATCCGGACCTTTGGCGGAGATACGTTCAACACCCTGGCCGGGCTCGCCCGCCTCGGGCATTCGTGCGGATATATCTCCAAGCTCGGCGCGGACGCGTTTGGCGACTACCTGCGCGCGCAATGGGCACGCTGCCGCGTCGACGCCACTCTGGTCGGGGGCAGCGAGGCGCCCACGGGCGTCTATTTCATCTCCGTCGGCGGCAACGGCGAGCGGGAGTTCACGTATTACCGCCATGGCAGCGCCGCGTCGCGCTTCACGAGCTCAGACCTCCCACTGCCGGAGATTGCCCGGGCCTCGCTCTTCTATACGAGCGGCATTACGCAGGCCATCTCCGGGAGTTGCCGAGACGCGGTGCGGCTGGCGATGCGTTGTGCCCGCGACCACGGGGTGGTCACCGCCTTCGATACCAACTACAGGTCTCGGTTGGTCTCGCCGCAGGCGGCGTGTGAGGCGCTTGCGGATTTGCGCGGCCTGATCGACGTGGCGTTTCCCAGCGGGCCCGAGGAGGCGGAAACGCTGTTCGGGACCTCCGAACCGGGCGAGGTGTGCGCTCGATTCATCGAGATGGGCGCGCGGGTGGTGGCCTACAAGGTGGGTTCGGCCGGCTGCTGGGTGGCCACCGCCGCCTCCCCGAGCCCGGTCCACGTGCCGGCGGTGCCGAAGGCCGCCGTCGACACCAGCGGTGCGGGGGACGTCTTCAACGCGGGCTTCCTTCACGGGCTGTTGTCGAACTTCGACGTGGCCGAAGCCGGGGAGTTCGGCAACCGCTTGGCCGGGCTCAAGATCATGCGTCCGGGGACGGCCTCCGCGCTCCCGAACGACACCGAGCTGCGGCAGCTGATGCGGGTGGCCCGTGTTGATTGA